From Enhydrobacter sp., the proteins below share one genomic window:
- the gpt gene encoding xanthine phosphoribosyltransferase, protein MAGGAGYSKMFPVSWTELHRDARALAWRLADLGPFKGLVAITRGGLVPAAIIARELNLRLIDTVCCSTYDRMERGAKVELLKGTAAEQDKGKGWLIVDDLVDTGVTAKSVRALLPQAHFATVYAKPAGRPTVDSYITEVSQDTWILFPWDQEAVMAKTIIELKGSNS, encoded by the coding sequence ATGGCGGGCGGCGCGGGTTACAGCAAGATGTTTCCCGTCTCGTGGACGGAACTGCATCGCGATGCGCGGGCTCTCGCCTGGCGGTTGGCCGATCTCGGGCCCTTCAAGGGGCTCGTCGCCATCACGCGCGGTGGGCTGGTGCCTGCCGCCATCATCGCACGCGAGCTGAACCTTCGCCTGATCGACACCGTCTGCTGCTCGACCTATGACCGCATGGAGCGCGGCGCCAAGGTCGAGCTGCTGAAGGGCACCGCCGCCGAGCAGGACAAGGGCAAGGGCTGGCTGATCGTCGACGACCTGGTCGACACGGGCGTCACCGCCAAGAGCGTGCGCGCGCTGCTGCCCCAGGCGCATTTCGCCACCGTCTACGCCAAGCCGGCCGGCCGGCCGACGGTCGACAGCTACATTACCGAGGTCAGCCAGGACACATGGATCCTGTTCCCATGGGACCAGGAGGCGGTGATGGCCAAGACGATCATCGAATTGAAGGGCAGCAACTCGTGA
- a CDS encoding NAD(P)-dependent alcohol dehydrogenase, protein MGPGGGDGQDDHRIEGQQLVKCYVIPSPQGIDSLKMVERPEPKPGPRQVLVRVRATSLNYRDLITIEGSYARAAPKPDLIPLSDGAGEVVAVGPGVGRVKAGDRVAGCFMQRWFGGEFHPEAMTSAMGGAIDGMLTEFAVLEEDGVVKLPDHLSFEEGATLPCAGVTAWNALVEIGRIKAGDVVQIQGTGGVSIFALQFARLFGARVIATSSSSIKAERLRKMGAEAVIDYKAIPDWDKETTRLTSGRGADIVVEVGGAGTLPRSFMAARIGGTIPVIGLLTGLGATIDPMPMLRRNLRVQGLYVGSTQMFEAMTRAIAAAGLKPVIDKVFPFAEAREAYRHLKSQSHFGKVVISHS, encoded by the coding sequence ATGGGACCAGGAGGCGGTGATGGCCAAGACGATCATCGAATTGAAGGGCAGCAACTCGTGAAGTGCTACGTCATCCCCTCGCCGCAGGGCATCGATTCGCTGAAGATGGTCGAGCGGCCCGAGCCGAAGCCCGGGCCGCGCCAGGTGCTGGTCCGGGTGCGCGCCACCTCGCTCAACTACCGCGACCTGATCACGATCGAAGGCTCGTATGCCCGCGCCGCGCCCAAGCCGGACCTGATCCCGCTGTCCGACGGCGCCGGCGAGGTCGTCGCGGTCGGCCCGGGTGTCGGTCGCGTGAAGGCAGGCGACCGCGTCGCCGGCTGCTTCATGCAGCGCTGGTTCGGCGGTGAATTCCACCCCGAAGCCATGACCTCGGCGATGGGCGGCGCGATCGACGGCATGTTGACCGAGTTCGCCGTGCTGGAAGAGGACGGCGTGGTGAAGCTGCCCGACCACCTCAGCTTCGAGGAAGGCGCCACCCTGCCCTGCGCCGGGGTCACGGCCTGGAATGCGCTGGTCGAGATCGGCCGCATCAAGGCGGGCGACGTCGTGCAGATCCAGGGCACCGGCGGCGTGTCGATCTTCGCGCTGCAGTTCGCACGCCTTTTCGGCGCACGCGTCATCGCCACCTCGAGTTCCTCGATCAAGGCCGAGCGCCTGCGCAAGATGGGCGCCGAGGCGGTGATCGACTACAAGGCCATCCCCGACTGGGACAAGGAGACGACGCGGCTGACCAGCGGGCGCGGCGCCGACATCGTGGTCGAGGTCGGCGGCGCCGGCACCCTGCCCCGCTCCTTCATGGCCGCGCGCATCGGCGGCACGATCCCCGTCATCGGCCTGCTGACCGGCCTCGGCGCCACGATCGACCCCATGCCGATGCTGCGCCGGAACCTCCGGGTCCAGGGCCTCTATGTCGGCAGCACGCAGATGTTCGAGGCGATGACCCGTGCCATCGCCGCGGCCGGGTTGAAACCCGTCATCGACAAGGTATTCCCCTTCGCCGAGGCCAGGGAGGCCTATCGGCACCTCAAGAGCCAGAGCCACTTCGGCAAGGTCGTCATCTCACATTCGTAA
- a CDS encoding tripartite tricarboxylate transporter substrate binding protein — protein MLNRRSFTAGLALTVAAGPALAQAWSPSGPIKLVVAYPAGGPTDAIARIVAADIADRLGQQVVVENVSGASGAIGTRAVAKAKLDGLTITFGNNQTHGNNMFMLKEPGYDAVKDFAPLAGAGAFEHVFVVRNNLPAKTIQDVIKLAKEKPDSLNYGSTGIGSGSHLSTELFMARTGIKMTHVPYRGAAPLVQDLIGGRVDISNSTLPSVLTQIQGGKMRALAIGSPRRNAKLPDVPTLEEQGVTGANAASWAAFFAPAATPKPILDRLSQEILTSLRKPEIVERIDKLGFTVDPRDPAAFRPYQEQEIATWIKIAKDAGVQPGE, from the coding sequence ATGTTGAACCGTCGCAGCTTCACCGCCGGCCTGGCGCTCACCGTCGCCGCCGGGCCCGCCTTGGCCCAGGCGTGGTCGCCGTCGGGCCCGATCAAGCTCGTCGTCGCCTATCCCGCGGGCGGACCGACCGACGCGATCGCCCGCATCGTCGCGGCCGACATCGCCGACCGGCTCGGCCAGCAGGTCGTCGTCGAGAACGTCTCGGGAGCGTCGGGCGCGATCGGCACGCGCGCCGTCGCCAAGGCCAAGCTCGACGGACTGACGATCACCTTCGGCAACAACCAGACGCACGGCAACAACATGTTCATGCTGAAGGAGCCGGGCTACGACGCAGTGAAGGATTTCGCGCCGCTCGCCGGCGCCGGCGCCTTCGAGCATGTCTTCGTCGTGCGCAACAACCTGCCGGCCAAGACCATCCAGGACGTCATCAAGCTCGCCAAGGAGAAACCCGACAGCCTGAACTACGGCTCGACCGGCATCGGCTCGGGCTCGCACCTGTCGACCGAACTCTTCATGGCGCGCACCGGCATCAAGATGACCCACGTGCCCTACCGCGGCGCCGCGCCGCTGGTGCAGGACCTGATCGGCGGCCGCGTCGATATCTCGAATTCCACGCTGCCCAGCGTGCTGACGCAGATTCAGGGCGGCAAGATGCGCGCGCTCGCCATCGGCAGCCCCAGGCGCAATGCCAAACTGCCCGACGTGCCGACGCTCGAGGAGCAGGGCGTGACCGGCGCCAACGCCGCGTCGTGGGCCGCCTTCTTCGCGCCGGCCGCCACGCCGAAGCCAATCCTCGACCGGCTGTCGCAGGAGATCCTGACGAGCCTCAGGAAGCCCGAAATCGTCGAACGCATCGACAAGCTCGGCTTCACCGTCGACCCGCGCGACCCCGCGGCGTTCCGGCCGTACCAGGAGCAGGAGATCGCCACCTGGATCAAGATCGCCAAAGACGCCGGCGTCCAGCCCGGGGAGTAA
- a CDS encoding bifunctional aldolase/short-chain dehydrogenase, which produces MQNLWSNADAKAEIARHARQGIGEDLALRVYTTRLLGGEPRLVLHGGGNTSVKTRMPDITGREIDVLCVKGSGWDMGSIEAPGLPAVRLVPLRELEGLQALSDEDMVNVQRSNLLDAKAPNPSVETLLHAFLPHKFIDHTHSNAVLALTDQPDGAELARDVYGKRAALVPYVMPGFALAKKCSEVGKANPDVEGLILLKHGIFSMGATAEEAYGRMIDLVTLAEKRLAKATRKIFPGVSLPAQTASVAEVAPILRGLLSLPARSGGREAAQRFVFEFRTDAAILAYVNGKEVARYSQQGPVTPDHAIRTKGWPLVVPAPEAGKLDDFRKGAKAALDKFAASYHAYFERHNAKQLVPKKELDPIPRVVLVPGLGLFGVGNTSKDAKIAADLFETTVEVVSDAERVGRYECIPEADIFDIEYWSLEQAKLGAAAEKPLARRIVVITGGASGIGAATAAAFAKDGAEVVVLDRDVSKVKGLAIACDVTRPDEVRAAFDRIAATLGGVDVVVSNAGAAWQGKIGDVAEATLRESFELNFWAHQSVAQNAVRILRAQGLGGCLLFNASKQAVNPGPDFGPYGLPKAATLFLSRQYALDHGAEGIRSNAVNADRIRSGLLTDQMIAQRSKARGLSELEYMGGNLLALEVTADDVAQAFLSLAKSPKTTGAVLTVDGGNIAAALR; this is translated from the coding sequence ATGCAGAATCTCTGGTCCAATGCGGACGCCAAGGCCGAAATCGCCCGCCATGCCAGGCAGGGCATCGGCGAGGATCTGGCGCTGCGCGTCTACACGACGCGGCTGCTCGGCGGCGAGCCGAGGCTGGTGCTTCATGGCGGCGGCAACACCTCGGTGAAGACCCGCATGCCGGACATCACCGGCCGCGAGATCGACGTGCTGTGCGTCAAGGGCAGCGGCTGGGACATGGGCAGCATCGAGGCGCCCGGCCTGCCGGCGGTGCGGCTCGTGCCGCTGCGCGAGCTCGAGGGCCTGCAGGCGCTTTCCGACGAGGACATGGTCAACGTCCAGCGCAGCAATCTGCTCGACGCCAAGGCGCCCAACCCATCGGTCGAGACGCTGCTGCACGCCTTCCTGCCGCACAAGTTCATCGACCACACCCATTCCAACGCCGTGCTGGCGCTGACCGACCAGCCCGACGGTGCGGAGCTGGCTCGCGACGTCTACGGCAAGCGCGCCGCGCTGGTGCCCTACGTCATGCCGGGCTTCGCGTTGGCAAAAAAGTGCAGCGAGGTCGGCAAGGCCAACCCCGACGTCGAGGGCCTCATCCTGCTGAAGCACGGCATCTTCTCGATGGGCGCCACGGCCGAGGAAGCCTATGGGCGCATGATCGACCTGGTGACGCTCGCCGAGAAGCGGTTGGCCAAGGCGACGCGCAAGATCTTTCCGGGCGTATCGCTTCCAGCGCAGACGGCGAGCGTCGCCGAAGTCGCGCCGATCCTGCGCGGGTTGCTGTCGCTTCCGGCAAGGAGCGGCGGTCGCGAGGCCGCGCAGCGCTTCGTGTTCGAGTTTCGGACGGACGCCGCGATTCTCGCCTATGTGAACGGCAAGGAGGTCGCCCGCTACAGCCAGCAGGGGCCCGTGACTCCCGACCATGCCATCCGCACCAAGGGCTGGCCGCTGGTGGTGCCGGCGCCGGAGGCCGGCAAGCTCGACGACTTCCGCAAGGGCGCCAAGGCGGCGCTCGACAAGTTCGCCGCCAGCTACCATGCCTATTTCGAGCGCCACAACGCCAAGCAGCTCGTACCGAAGAAGGAACTCGATCCGATCCCGCGCGTCGTGCTGGTGCCGGGACTCGGCCTGTTCGGCGTGGGCAACACCAGCAAGGATGCCAAGATCGCCGCCGACCTCTTCGAAACGACCGTCGAGGTGGTGAGCGATGCCGAGCGGGTCGGCCGCTACGAATGCATTCCCGAGGCCGACATCTTCGACATCGAGTACTGGTCGCTCGAGCAGGCCAAGCTCGGCGCGGCGGCCGAGAAACCGCTGGCGCGGCGCATCGTCGTGATCACCGGCGGCGCCTCGGGCATCGGCGCTGCGACCGCTGCCGCCTTCGCGAAGGACGGCGCCGAGGTGGTCGTGCTCGATCGCGACGTGAGCAAGGTGAAGGGCCTTGCCATCGCCTGCGACGTCACCAGACCCGACGAGGTGCGTGCGGCCTTCGACAGGATCGCGGCCACCCTGGGCGGCGTGGACGTCGTCGTCTCCAACGCCGGCGCCGCCTGGCAGGGCAAGATCGGCGACGTTGCCGAGGCGACGCTGCGCGAGAGCTTCGAGCTGAACTTCTGGGCGCATCAAAGCGTGGCGCAGAACGCCGTGCGCATCCTGCGCGCGCAGGGGCTCGGCGGCTGCCTGCTGTTCAATGCCTCCAAGCAGGCGGTCAATCCGGGCCCCGACTTCGGCCCCTACGGCCTGCCCAAGGCGGCGACTCTGTTCCTGTCGCGTCAGTACGCGCTCGACCACGGCGCCGAGGGCATCCGGTCCAACGCCGTCAACGCCGATCGCATCCGCTCCGGCCTGCTGACCGACCAGATGATCGCCCAGCGTTCCAAGGCGCGCGGCTTGAGCGAGTTGGAGTACATGGGCGGCAATCTGCTGGCACTCGAGGTCACGGCCGACGACGTCGCCCAAGCCTTCCTGTCGCTGGCCAAGTCTCCCAAGACGACCGGGGCGGTGCTGACCGTCGACGGCGGCAACATCGCGGCTGCCTTGCGATAA
- a CDS encoding TauD/TfdA family dioxygenase has protein sequence MTMKVTSLTTHIGARMTGVDVCRPLTRDEVRAIDDAMDRHAVLVLPGQDITDDQQLAFTRNFGELEEGANSTVRNAELRLDPHFADVSNLDRDGRKLARDAKRRMSSLGNRLWHSDASFRAVPAQYSILSGRIVPECGPNTEFADMRAAYDALDARTRAEIEDLVCEHSLIYSRGQLGFTEFLPDERVAMKPARQRLVRTHPTTGRKSLFLGSHIGTIVGWPQPEAMTFIRDLMEHATQPAFVYVHKWRPHDLVMWDNRTTMHRVRRFDDLNIVRDVRRTTIRGTGPTVAQEAA, from the coding sequence ATGACCATGAAGGTCACATCGCTCACGACCCACATCGGCGCGCGCATGACGGGCGTGGATGTGTGCCGGCCGCTGACGCGCGACGAAGTGCGGGCGATCGACGACGCCATGGACCGCCATGCCGTGCTCGTCCTGCCCGGCCAGGACATCACCGACGACCAGCAACTCGCCTTCACGCGCAACTTCGGCGAACTCGAGGAAGGCGCCAACTCGACGGTGCGCAACGCCGAACTGCGACTCGACCCGCACTTCGCCGATGTCTCCAATCTCGATCGGGACGGCCGCAAGCTGGCGCGCGACGCCAAGCGGCGCATGTCGTCGCTCGGCAATCGGCTCTGGCACTCGGACGCCTCGTTCCGCGCCGTGCCCGCCCAGTACTCGATCCTGAGCGGGCGCATCGTGCCCGAGTGCGGGCCGAACACCGAATTCGCCGACATGCGCGCGGCCTACGATGCGCTCGACGCCCGGACCAGGGCCGAGATCGAGGACCTGGTGTGCGAGCATTCGCTGATCTATTCGCGCGGCCAACTCGGCTTCACCGAGTTCCTCCCGGACGAGCGCGTGGCGATGAAGCCGGCGCGCCAGCGTCTGGTGCGCACCCACCCCACGACGGGCCGCAAGTCGCTGTTCCTGGGATCGCACATCGGCACGATCGTCGGCTGGCCGCAACCCGAAGCAATGACCTTCATCCGCGACCTGATGGAGCACGCCACCCAGCCGGCGTTCGTCTACGTCCACAAATGGCGGCCGCACGATCTCGTGATGTGGGACAACCGAACGACCATGCACCGCGTGCGCCGTTTCGACGATCTCAATATCGTGCGCGATGTGCGCCGCACCACCATACGCGGCACCGGACCGACCGTGGCCCAGGAGGCGGCATGA
- a CDS encoding aldo/keto reductase, producing MTLAKRRVGKTALEVTTLGLGGAPMGGFRATIREAEAVALTDAAYDAGVRYFDTSPYYGYGRSELRMGAALRERPRESFVLSTKIGRILHAMKPGEQPPADFRDNGLPGFAPVFDYSYDGVMRSLEHSHLRLGLAKIDIALVHDVDFWTIKDRRVLDERFKMVMDSGFKALDELRRAGVIGAIGVGINEADTSLRFIQAGDFDCMLLAGRYTLLEQGALEAFLPECVKRDVSVILGGPYNSGILTGGTTHDYVPAPAPLTDKARRIEAVCKRHGVELGAAALQFPLFHPAFCSVIPGALSIAEVKQNAARLSVKIPTELWSELKREKLLDPAAPTPN from the coding sequence ATGACCCTTGCCAAACGTCGCGTCGGCAAGACGGCTCTCGAAGTCACCACACTCGGCCTCGGCGGAGCGCCGATGGGCGGATTCCGCGCCACCATCCGGGAGGCCGAGGCAGTGGCGCTGACCGATGCCGCCTATGACGCGGGCGTGCGCTACTTCGACACCTCGCCCTACTACGGCTACGGCAGGAGCGAGCTGCGCATGGGTGCCGCCCTGCGCGAGAGGCCGCGCGAGAGCTTCGTGCTGTCGACCAAGATCGGCCGCATCCTGCATGCCATGAAGCCGGGTGAGCAGCCGCCAGCGGATTTTCGCGACAACGGCCTGCCGGGCTTCGCCCCGGTGTTCGACTACAGCTACGACGGCGTCATGCGTTCGCTGGAGCATTCGCATCTCCGGCTCGGGTTGGCGAAGATCGACATCGCGCTGGTGCACGACGTCGATTTCTGGACGATCAAGGATCGCCGGGTCCTCGACGAGCGCTTCAAGATGGTCATGGACTCGGGCTTCAAGGCGCTCGACGAACTGCGCCGCGCCGGTGTCATCGGCGCCATCGGCGTCGGCATCAACGAGGCCGACACCAGCCTGCGCTTCATCCAGGCCGGCGACTTCGACTGCATGCTGCTCGCCGGCCGCTACACGCTGCTCGAACAGGGCGCCCTCGAGGCGTTCCTCCCTGAATGCGTGAAGCGCGACGTCTCGGTGATCCTCGGCGGTCCCTACAATTCGGGCATCCTGACCGGCGGCACCACGCACGATTACGTGCCGGCGCCCGCGCCGCTGACCGACAAGGCCCGCAGGATCGAGGCGGTGTGCAAGCGCCATGGCGTCGAGCTCGGCGCCGCGGCGCTGCAGTTCCCGCTGTTCCATCCCGCCTTTTGCTCGGTGATCCCCGGCGCGCTCAGCATCGCCGAAGTGAAACAAAACGCAGCCCGCCTGTCGGTCAAGATTCCGACCGAGCTGTGGAGCGAACTGAAACGCGAGAAGCTGCTCGACCCGGCGGCGCCGACCCCGAACTGA
- a CDS encoding amidohydrolase family protein → MKIVDAQIHIWGKTVVPPSGTHRKVEKFTAEQALKEMAEAGVDGALIHPPYSWDPDSNQLALEAAQKYPDRFAVMGQFDFDEPKNRDLIRDWRKQPGMMGLRWALLYPDQQKALHEGKLDWVWPAAERAGVPVATMAGLFLPQFRRIAEAHPELKLIIDHCGLLRLEKDEKAFGNLAELCSLAKLPNVAVKATGAPGYSTQPYPFRNLHDGLQRIFDVYGPDRFFWGTDITRMPCTYRQCVTFFTEELPWLKGRDLEKVMGRGLCAWIGWNYRFD, encoded by the coding sequence ATGAAGATCGTCGATGCGCAGATCCACATCTGGGGCAAGACCGTGGTGCCGCCCTCGGGCACGCATCGCAAGGTCGAGAAGTTCACCGCCGAGCAGGCACTGAAGGAGATGGCCGAGGCCGGTGTCGACGGCGCGCTGATCCATCCACCCTACAGCTGGGATCCCGACTCCAACCAGCTCGCGCTCGAGGCGGCGCAGAAATATCCCGACCGCTTCGCCGTGATGGGCCAGTTCGATTTCGACGAGCCGAAGAATCGCGACCTCATCAGGGACTGGCGCAAGCAGCCCGGCATGATGGGACTGCGCTGGGCGTTGCTCTATCCCGACCAGCAGAAGGCGCTGCACGAGGGCAAGCTCGACTGGGTGTGGCCGGCCGCCGAGAGGGCCGGCGTTCCGGTCGCCACCATGGCCGGGCTCTTCCTGCCGCAGTTCCGCAGGATCGCCGAGGCGCATCCCGAGCTGAAACTCATCATTGACCATTGCGGGCTGCTGCGGCTCGAGAAGGACGAGAAGGCGTTCGGCAACCTCGCCGAGCTCTGCTCGCTGGCGAAGCTGCCCAATGTCGCCGTCAAGGCGACCGGGGCGCCCGGGTATTCGACGCAGCCCTACCCGTTCCGCAATCTCCACGACGGGCTGCAGCGCATCTTCGACGTCTATGGACCCGACCGTTTCTTCTGGGGCACCGACATCACCCGCATGCCGTGCACGTACCGCCAGTGCGTGACCTTCTTCACCGAGGAGCTGCCGTGGCTCAAGGGCCGCGACCTCGAGAAGGTGATGGGCCGCGGCCTCTGTGCCTGGATCGGCTGGAACTACCGCTTCGACTAA
- a CDS encoding CHRD domain-containing protein, translating to MKTIAALLLVLLAGGCMNHASDPPRSTQEFTAELSGTGAAHGRVTALYSPATRILKWRMNFRDLSGPVTWAFFQGPDGVGNERADIVPINPPFEAGAHRGGATLTDRQGVDLVAGRWSVAIRTEKYPAGELIGVLVPVPR from the coding sequence ATGAAGACGATCGCCGCGTTGCTTCTCGTCCTGCTGGCCGGCGGATGCATGAACCACGCGAGCGACCCGCCGCGTTCGACGCAGGAGTTCACGGCGGAGCTGTCGGGAACGGGCGCGGCGCACGGCAGAGTGACGGCACTCTATTCGCCGGCCACGCGCATCCTGAAGTGGCGGATGAACTTCCGCGACCTGAGTGGTCCGGTGACATGGGCGTTCTTCCAGGGGCCGGACGGCGTTGGCAACGAGCGGGCCGACATCGTGCCGATCAACCCGCCGTTCGAGGCCGGCGCCCATCGCGGCGGCGCGACCCTGACCGACCGGCAGGGTGTCGACCTCGTGGCCGGCCGCTGGTCGGTCGCCATCAGGACGGAGAAGTATCCGGCCGGCGAGCTCATCGGCGTCCTCGTTCCCGTGCCGCGTTAG
- a CDS encoding NAD(P)/FAD-dependent oxidoreductase has product MSTSETVADWLDRCSSALSRGDVDGALAMFEPTVCWRDLVAFTWNIVTLEGCDAIAAMLRARLAAVRPGAFRREGGEGWFTFETALGRGRGRVVLREGRAATFFTALLELKGFEEKAGPRRDLGTEHGAIRGRVTWSDRRQADADELGFTRQPYVLVVGGGQGGIALGARLKRIGVPALIVDANERPGDAWRKRYKSLCLHDPVWYDHLPYLPFPDHWPVYTPKDKMGDWLESYSRIMELDYWCSSPCRRAAWDAARGEWRVVVERAGREIVVRPRHLVLATGMSGFPEVPDFPGRELFKGTQHHSSRHAGGEGWGGKRCVVVGSNNSAHDIAADLWEHGAAVTMIQRSPTLVMRSETLAHYRPLYSEAALANGITTDKADLTVASNPYALLREATQPTVEKIRREDTAFYDRLEAAGFRLTFGEDETGIWPMYLRRGSGYYIDVGASELIADGSIGLKAGEVARLTEDAVVMRDGTTLEADLVVYATGYGSMNQWAAALISQEVADKVGKCWGLGSGTVKDPGPWEGELRNMWKPTAQEALWFHGGNLMQSRFYSRFLALQLKARFEGLPVEVYGRGPVHHEV; this is encoded by the coding sequence ATGTCCACCAGTGAAACCGTCGCCGACTGGCTCGACCGCTGCTCCTCCGCGCTCTCGCGGGGCGACGTCGATGGCGCCCTGGCGATGTTCGAACCCACCGTCTGCTGGCGCGACCTCGTCGCCTTCACCTGGAACATCGTCACGCTGGAGGGATGCGACGCGATCGCCGCGATGCTGCGGGCGCGCCTTGCCGCCGTGCGGCCCGGCGCGTTCCGCCGCGAGGGCGGCGAGGGCTGGTTCACCTTCGAAACCGCGCTCGGCCGAGGCCGGGGCCGCGTGGTTCTAAGGGAAGGCCGCGCCGCGACCTTCTTCACCGCGCTGCTCGAGCTCAAGGGCTTCGAGGAGAAGGCTGGACCGCGCCGCGATCTCGGTACCGAGCACGGCGCGATCCGCGGCCGCGTGACCTGGAGCGATCGGCGTCAGGCCGATGCCGACGAGCTCGGCTTCACGCGCCAGCCCTACGTTCTGGTCGTCGGCGGTGGGCAGGGCGGTATCGCGCTCGGTGCGCGGCTCAAACGCATCGGCGTGCCGGCTTTGATCGTCGACGCCAACGAGCGGCCGGGCGACGCCTGGCGCAAGCGCTACAAGTCGCTCTGCCTGCACGATCCGGTCTGGTACGACCATCTGCCGTACCTGCCGTTTCCCGACCACTGGCCGGTCTACACGCCCAAGGACAAGATGGGTGACTGGCTCGAATCCTACAGCCGGATCATGGAGCTCGACTATTGGTGCTCGAGTCCGTGCCGCCGCGCCGCATGGGACGCGGCACGTGGCGAATGGCGCGTCGTCGTCGAACGCGCCGGCCGCGAGATCGTCGTGCGGCCCAGGCACCTGGTGCTGGCGACCGGCATGTCGGGCTTTCCCGAGGTACCCGACTTCCCCGGCCGCGAGCTCTTCAAGGGCACGCAGCACCATTCGAGCCGCCATGCCGGCGGCGAGGGCTGGGGCGGCAAGCGCTGCGTCGTCGTCGGTTCCAACAACTCCGCGCACGACATCGCCGCCGATCTGTGGGAGCACGGCGCTGCGGTCACCATGATCCAGCGTTCGCCGACGCTGGTCATGCGCTCCGAGACATTGGCGCACTACCGTCCGCTCTATTCCGAGGCCGCGCTCGCCAACGGCATCACGACGGACAAGGCCGATCTCACGGTGGCGTCCAATCCCTACGCGCTGCTGCGCGAGGCGACGCAGCCGACGGTCGAGAAGATCAGGCGCGAGGATACGGCCTTCTACGACCGACTGGAAGCGGCGGGCTTCCGCCTCACCTTCGGCGAGGACGAGACCGGCATCTGGCCGATGTATCTCAGGCGCGGCTCGGGCTACTACATCGATGTCGGCGCCTCCGAATTGATCGCCGACGGCTCGATCGGGCTCAAGGCAGGCGAGGTGGCGCGGCTCACCGAGGATGCCGTGGTGATGCGGGACGGCACGACATTGGAAGCCGATCTCGTCGTCTATGCCACGGGCTATGGATCGATGAACCAGTGGGCTGCCGCGCTGATCTCCCAAGAGGTCGCCGACAAGGTCGGCAAGTGCTGGGGGCTCGGCTCGGGCACGGTCAAGGATCCCGGTCCATGGGAGGGCGAGCTGCGCAACATGTGGAAGCCGACGGCGCAGGAAGCGCTCTGGTTCCACGGCGGCAACCTGATGCAGTCGCGCTTCTATTCGCGCTTCCTTGCGCTGCAGCTTAAGGCGCGGTTCGAGGGCCTGCCGGTCGAGGTCTATGGTCGCGGTCCCGTACACCACGAGGTTTGA
- a CDS encoding DMT family transporter, giving the protein MHNPVRIALLTALTMLAFAGNSLLCRVALRDTAIDAASFTSIRLVSGALVLALIIWSRAGRPLASGSWWGAACLFGYAAFFSFAYRDLTAATGALLLFGTVQTSMLGFGLARGERLRTLQAAGLAVAVGGLVYMLLPGLAAPPLLGAAFMIAAGVSWAGYSLIGRGVQDATGATAGNFILAVPFTVVLSLATLPSAELDRVGVAYAVASGAVTSGLGYVLWYAVLPSFQAATAAIIQLSVPAIAALGGVMLLAEPLTSRLAIASFAILGGIALTIVRPR; this is encoded by the coding sequence ATGCACAATCCCGTTCGCATCGCGCTGCTCACGGCGCTGACGATGCTGGCCTTCGCCGGCAACTCGCTGCTGTGCCGCGTGGCGCTGCGCGACACCGCGATCGACGCGGCGAGCTTCACGTCGATCCGCCTCGTCTCGGGTGCGCTGGTGCTTGCGCTGATCATATGGAGCCGTGCCGGCCGGCCGCTCGCCAGCGGCAGCTGGTGGGGCGCGGCCTGCCTGTTCGGCTACGCCGCCTTCTTCTCCTTCGCCTATCGCGATCTCACGGCGGCCACCGGCGCCCTGCTGCTGTTCGGCACGGTGCAGACCAGCATGCTGGGCTTCGGCCTGGCGCGCGGCGAACGCCTGCGCACGCTTCAGGCGGCCGGCCTCGCCGTCGCGGTCGGCGGGCTGGTCTACATGCTGCTGCCGGGGCTCGCGGCCCCGCCGTTGCTGGGCGCGGCGTTCATGATCGCGGCGGGCGTGTCGTGGGCGGGCTACTCGCTGATTGGGCGCGGCGTGCAGGACGCGACGGGGGCAACGGCCGGCAACTTCATTCTGGCCGTGCCCTTCACGGTCGTCCTCAGCCTCGCCACCCTGCCTTCCGCCGAGCTCGACCGCGTGGGCGTTGCCTACGCCGTCGCCTCGGGCGCCGTCACGTCGGGGCTCGGCTACGTGCTCTGGTACGCCGTCCTGCCTTCCTTCCAGGCCGCGACAGCGGCGATCATCCAGCTCAGCGTCCCGGCCATCGCTGCTCTTGGCGGCGTGATGCTGCTGGCCGAACCGCTGACGAGCCGCCTGGCGATTGCATCCTTCGCCATCCTGGGCGGCATCGCGCTCACCATCGTGCGGCCGCGCTGA